From the genome of Nicotiana tabacum cultivar K326 chromosome 2, ASM71507v2, whole genome shotgun sequence:
AGTCAACCCCCAGTCAAGCCTATGACCTCTCCAATCCtataaattgccaactttcgacaaatagcaCCAAAATAtcttaggaacctccaaatcgaATTCccaacatatgcctaagtctaaaatcgccatacgaacctattggaataaCTAAAATACCAATCCGAAGTCGTTTACATAAAAATCAAACCTTGGCCAgctcttataacttaagctttcaaaaatGACACTAAGTATCAAAAATCACTTCCGAACCTTCCTGAAGCCAAATTAACTATCTACGCAAGTCACAAAACAACAAACATACATAAAAAAGTATTAATTATAGGGGAACGaggctcaaatacataaaacaacCGGCTAAGTCGTTAGACCattgctatttttatttcttttgactACTTATCTCTTGCGTCTAGTTCTTTGATTGGTTCTCTAGACTCTATCTCTATACCTAAAATAGTGAAGGAGGCCTTGGACCATCGTGAATAGTATGATGCAATGCTTGAGAGATGCATACTCTAGATGAAAATAACATTTGGTATAAAGTTAATCCGTAGGGCTCTATGGCAAAACCTAAGGCAAGACTTGTGGCTAAAGGATATTCTCAAACATAGAGTGGATTCTTTAgacaccttctccacaatggccAAACTCACTTCCGTCTGCTGGTTCATTTGTCTAGCAGCTTCTGAGCATTGGCCTTTATATCAGTCTATCAACAATGTGCTTCATGGTGATCTCCAGAAAAGGTGTATATGGAGCAACCATCCGATTTGGTTGCTCAGGGGAGTATGAGAAAGTGTGTCATTTGAATAGTGCTTGTATGGCTTGAAATTGTCCCCGGGCTTAGTCTGGCAATTTTGGCTTGATCAAAGGATTTAGCAACCTACTAATTCAATATACCAGAAAGATGGAGGAGACAGATGTCCATTATTTTTGGAGGTGGGGAAGTGGAAGAGGTAAACttcttttcttgaattttatagaTGGCCAGTTCTGTATATATTATACAGAGACTTAAAAATAAGTAGAACAGGTAATACTACATTATGGAGTTTATATCTTCAACTATAAAAAGCTTATCATTATCCCTTATGACTTCAATAGAGTCAATTTCTGCTCCTTGTTCATCTGTCACCAGGGCATCTTTTGCATCACATCCAAACTTCTGACCTGCAAATTAAAAACAAATAAATCACCCAGAGTATTAGATTACCATTGCTGAAACAATATGGATCCCTCTCAAGTTTTGGAAACTAGTAGGAAAAGATAAACTGGATAAGAATAAATAGAGGAATTCATTTGAAAAAGTACCTGCAGTGCTCTTGAGTTCTTCAAGTGAATTTGGAAGCCTAATTAACCTCCCAGGTTCACTGCAATGAGTTCTTCTCCTGACCTCAGGATGACCTCTGTATATGCTAACTCTAAAAGAACATTGATCCTTAGAACTTTCAAAGCCATACTTCTGCTCTTGTTCACACAACTTATGATCAAATTCATCCGTTGCATCGGATACAATTATCCTATGCCCAACTTCTCGTTTTTGCAGTATTTCACTTAGGTTCATTGATGAAAgcttgtatttcaatgtatcatcaatctcagcccCGTTTATTAGAAGAAGCTTTACCATCTCTACGTGATTTTCTTCTATTGCAACATGGATAGGAGTTGATCCATGGCGATCTTTCGAGTCAACAAGTAATCCATGTTTAAGGAGTTCCTTCATAATTGTTAAATCATTCCTCCGAGCTGCTGTACATAAGAGGTCGCCAGCAACATAGGGATCAGATATGGAAGCCCAATGGTACAGAATTTCAAATATGGGATGGTGTTTTGCTGCTATAGCTTCCCATAATGCGGTGTTACCATTTACATCTGCCATTTATCAGACAATCAAGATATTAGATACCGCTTGTCCTGTCAAACAATTCACTAAGTTTTACAATGACCATTAATGGAGGATGTCCTACCTTGCAAGTGTATGTTACATCCATGTCTGAGAAGCACCATTACACTTTCTTCGTGCCCTTTCGATGCTGCTATATGCTGATTCATTGCGCAGAGACATAAAATGTTGAAATACTTATTATAGCAACTTGTGCTAAATATAAGTCACTCTATATAGGCAATACCTACTTGTTGGGAATAGCCGAATAGGCATTAGATTTGGTAGAAAACTTTCAATATTATTATTATCGCTATTACTTAtatatatttatcatttttttactTTCGCTTATACTTTATTTTGGTTATGATGATGATATTATTAGAACTTACATATTATTGGAACTTACACAAGTAACGAGGATTCATATCACTGATCCCTACTTGTTTGAGAATGATGCGTACAGAGGCGGATGTAGTGCACTgactacgggttcaactgaacccataactttcgatgcggagtaaaaatttatatgtaaaaattcattaaaattgcaaaaatagtagatatgaacccataactttaataATATAATCGGTTCAATGTTAAAAACCTTAAAATTGAACTCATATGatttaaatcctgaatccgcctctGAATGCGTAGTTATTTTTGTTGTAGCAACTAGTACATTGGTAGAAGCGTATAAGACTAAAGTTGGTTTTTGGGACATATGTTGAAATTttgttgctttcagttattacaGTAACTTTTTTAGCATAATAAGTTGCTTAGTTTTTAGGATgaatttcaattttaaatttctattaGATTATTTAAGTTAGTTGAGATATTTTAAGTTTGttgaattttaaattatataGATTTTTTGTTCCTAATTGGCTATTTAAAGCCTTGTTAtgcttaataaaattattgagagACATTTTCAATCACTACTTTTAATCTTTTTGGTGCCCAATCTTTTAAAAAACCAACAACATACCAGTGGGGTTCTTCCTTTAGAGTCTCCAATATCAGGGTCTAATCTTGCCTTGAGAAGCTCATCAAGAAAAGCAGCATTGCCTGTACTAGCAACAGTAAGCAAATTGATGGACATGTTCGGATCACTATCTTCTTCCCCAACTTCAAGGAACAAGTCTACAAGTCTTAAATCCTTGAACTTCTTGTGATGCTGCAATTAACACAGCTTAGGAAAAATATTAAGATTGAGCTATGAAATGACACATTTGGAACCTCTTCTAAGTAGCTAAAGGAAGAACCTGAAGGAAGTTCTTCATCATGGTGACATTATCTTCTTGCCTGCTCTTCATTGCTTCAATCAAACAAGTTGTTCTTATCTTCAAGAGTTGCGAAAGTATCCTGGTTCGATACGTATAGCTCTGAGGCCTACAGCAAAATGCCCCAACTTCTCCCAACATGTCCCCAGATTTCAATGTCCAAACAATCTGCTCATTCTTCATCTCACTATCAATCATTTCCACCTCCCCTGACACTATGATGTAAACCTCATCTGGCGATTCATTCTGCATTATAACATCCTCCCTTGGGGGTATATATTCGGCCTTCATATCTGCAACCTAAGCAGTCACTAAGATTAGATACACAACAGAAATAGAGATTTTTGAACGCGTCGTTCTAGTGTATTGCATAAAATAATGTTGTCTTACCAAGTGTAAGAGAATTTCCCTGGAGACACCCTTGAAAAGATAGACCTTTTCAACAGTTGGTAGAAATAAATGATGCCGGATACTCTTGCATATCGTCTTGGGAAGTTGTTCAATCAGTTGCTGCTGGTTTAAGCTCTCTGCCTTGAATCTTAAACACATGTAAGCCAGTATTTGCTCCTTCAGTCTTGGGGGCAAGCGATTTCGACAAACAAAGTTTGATGCTGATTGGATGCTATTTCTCTGCATAATACAATGACAATGCAAATCAATTGAATGCTTTAGCTCATATACACTATGCATTTATTGGAAAGGAGCTTACAAATTCCATGGTGCGACGAGTTCCTTCAACGACTAAATTGGTCATGTTACCAATAATGTAAGCAGTGAGGCCAAGATTGAAGAGCATGTAGAAAATGATGAAGATCATTTCCACAGTATTGACAGCATGGAGATCACCATAGCCAACTGTAGTCATAGTGGTGATAGACCAATACATTGCAGAAATGTACCTAATCCAAAGGCTTGTCTCTCTGAAATTTGGATTCACAGATCCTAACCAAGTATTTCCTTTGTGGGGATTTCTATCAGCTAACAAGTAGTACAGACATCCAGCACAGTGCACTGAAAACAGTGTTACCTGCATGTTTCATGCCATGGACTCATTCAtaaatctttcttttcttttttttggtaagGAAAATTATTCTTTACTTTTTTCATCAAGTTggatcaaaatattatttttctgcaAACTTACAAACAGAAGCCTTGCACATCTGACCCAAAAATAGCTGAATCTCATGTCCTTTTCAAGTCTGCCAATGGACATATAGAACAGGtgtaattaatataaaattaggAGACACAACTTTAAGTATTGTGCACTAACACTTTTATACCATTCGGTTAAGTTACTTGCAATAACATGTACTCCATTTTATTATAACAAACATGATATGTTAACATGGAAAATAAAGCAAACACCTTATTATAACATGTTAATAAACGTCGATGGTGCACGGTTTTATACACTGTCAGTATATATAACTTGAAATcttaagaaagaaaaaggaaagtaaAGAAAGTGAAACCTGGTAAAGAATTGCTTAACCTTGCGAAGACGCCAAAATCTGAGCATTCCTAAAACGGAGTAAGAAACACCAATTTGATGTTTGCCACTGAACAACAAGGAAAGAGTCTCAAATGGAATGGTGGATGCCACATCCATTAGAAACCATGTTGATAGGTATCTGTTTCATAATTAACCATCAAAACAAATTACTACTGTGTCATTTTAATAATAATCAATAACGGGGCAGTTTTCTGGTGCTACAATCTGATTAGAAATGTTTTTCAGCACTTAATGTATACTCCAAACATACTAATTTCGAGTAACATGTAAGATAGTTGCTTTGTTTATGATTAAATTTAAATACATGAGAAAAGCAAATTAAATTGCTTTTGCGTTTCTTAACCATAGAGTATGTAGTattttttggtgttgttgaatGACGAGTTTAGATAAGAATTTTAAAAGTCGATTATAAGCTCAAATTGTCCCTAATTTAGGGGTTGACTCATAAGTTATTAGCCACTGGGTCAATGCATTGACTAGCTCTATAAGTAAACTATTTAAATAAAGTTGATTAACAAACATTCAAAATAATCTGATTTATCAGTGGACAAAatatagggtgtgtttggtacaatggaaaatgttttcctgaaaaatgagtggttttatcacttattttcccttgtttggttggtgagtgaaaaactttttccgaaaaatattttctagtatttgattagagaatagaaaatattttttagaaaataattttttatactaCTCTCTTCACCCCCTTCTCCCAAATTCCCATGTTTCTCGTGCTCTTCCCTCCTCCCCCTCCCCTCCAAATACCCAATATTTTTAGGACTTTactttcttcaagaatttaattattcttttaaaaattcacatAAATCCAAAGGAACTAATATGTTACTTTactttttcacgtaaaaataacGTTGAAATTGATGTTCCATAACTAaaacaaaaatacttttttttttgttgaaaaaaatgtactctttctacaacatgaaaagaaagtactcattttattaaaatgaaagaaaatattttttacatcatgaaaataaagtactttattttgttgaaatgaaagaaaatactctttattgcattatattgttgaaatgaaagaaaatactttttactacatcattttgtcgaaatgaaagaaaatactttttatacatcataaaaagaaagtactttttttgttgaaatgaaagaaaatacgtTTGATTGCattattttattgaaatgaaagaaaatacttcttatacatcatgaaaagaaagtacttttttttgttgaaatgaaaaaaagtacttttatacatcatgaaaagaaagtattttttatcgttgaaatgaaagaaaatactttttactatatcattttgttgaaatgaaagaaaatattttctatacatcataaaaagaaaatactttttttgttgatacgaaagaaaatacttttgattgcattattttgttgaaatgaaagaaaatacttcttatacatcatgaaaagaaaatacttttttttttgttgaaatgaaagaaaatacttcttatacatcatgaaaaaaaaaatactttttatcgttgaaatgaaggaaaatactttttattacatcattttgttgaaataaaagaaaatactttttatacatcataaaaagaaagtacttttttgttgagatgaaagaaaatacttttgattgcattattttgttgaaatgaaagaaaatacttcttatacatcatgaaaagaaagtactttttttttgttgaaatgaaagaaaatacttcttatacatcatgtaaaaaaaatactttttatcgTTGAAATGAAGGAATATACTTTTTAttacatcattttgttgaaatgaaagaaaatactttttatacatcataaaaagaaagtacttttttgttgagatgaaagaaaatacttttgattgcattattttgttgaaatgaaagaaaatatttcttatacatcatgaaaagaaagtactttttttgttgaaatgaaagaagatactttttactacattattttgttaaaatgaaagaaaatacttcttatacatcatgaaaaaaagtacttttttgttgaaatgaaagaaaatattttttactacattttattgaaatgaaagaaaatatattttatagatcatgaaaagaaagtacttttcttgttgaaatgaaataaaacaCTTTTTTacgtcatgaaaagaaaatactcattttgttgaaatgaaaaagaaagtactctatcTATAACATTAAAAAAAAGTACTCTTattaaaatttctatttaaggtgggggtgggggtgggagtGGGGAGGGGGTAGCATGGGGCGGGGTGGTGGGGGTAGGGGAGGGTTGGGGTTGAGGTGGGTGTGGGGGTGAGTGTGGGTGTGGGGGTGGATTGGTGGGGATGGGAAATAGGGTGGGGAAGGctgaaaaagagttttggaaaatgttttcccttcttttgataggaaaaatatttttcttcaattacAGAAAAATAAGTTcacgaggaaaatattttccaaaatatttaagcctagaaaatatagaaaaattaaaatttcctTCGTATCAAACACACCCATAGTTTGctccattttctttttcaatatatGCTACTACCTTTCCACTTACGTAAAGGCAAAAGCTATATTCCAAAATCAATCTTTTTgtttgagtttaacttttatatattgacagtataaaaaaaattactatttATAATTATCCATATAAAGTAGAATTAATATCCTGAAAATAAGAAAGATAACATGTTACGACAACTTAAATTAATTGATAACATTAATTTTTTAAGTTAAacttacctttttctttttccctttacCGTTAACTAATGAGAGTTGAGTAGGGTGGGGTGGGTTCCGGGGCGGATCTATTTAGTCCTGAGAGAACCACTCCcaagctttatatatatatatatatatatatatatatatatatatatacttaaaaaataatataaagaatTGAATTGCTACGCCTAGTAATAGAAGCAGGCAAGTTGCCAGAGGCAAAGTGTTGCCTTTTGGTGAAAGTTCAAGCCCTGCTATTGCCAGTCAAcgctaattttcttttttttctttttgcttactGAAGTGACACGCACAAGGCACACGATATTCTTGTTTACAGTGAATAGACTctcttcttttttaatttatCATTGACTTTGCTTTTGTTTATTTAAGGGATGATGTATATTTATGATATtagaatatttttgaaaattttatgctTTGCGCCAAGTAATCATAATtagtatatttttttctttttatcaattTGTCTATATAAATCGAAAAATGAATAACCCAAATCGAAGTTGATAATCGATCAGCTTGACACCCCGAATCCTGGATCCGTCTCTGAGTAGGTGAGGGGCCGTATTATTCCTGCTCAATAATTACGGGAATAATTGATATAACTGTTCGAATATCCAAATCTTGGAAATGAAAACTACATAAATTAGGAGGCTACTTTTATTAATACCACAAAAGAGTTGGTTCTTTGCACCCGAACCCGATCCCTTGGTGGGTGGAGGAAAGATTCTTTGAAGAGGATCAAATCTATTCGCCATGATCACATATTCATTGACGATAAAAAGAGAATCACTACTTCTTCAAATTCGAATTGTCACGTTACTTTATACTTTTATCAAATAGATTCTAATATTAATTTCTGTTTGAATATTTGAATAAGATTGATTCTATTGtaataaattattatatatttatgatTGGTCATTTTGCTTCCACCTAAGTTGGTGTTTTCAATTGGAAGATGCTTTGGACTGATAATAACTTCTTTCACTGCTCTTTTGTTACTTTTTggtaagaaaaacaaaaatttctTCACACTTCTAATTAACGATTTTCGGCTCAAGGGCATGatgggattttttttttctttttttcttaaaagaaaaaaaattaagataGCAAATAGTACAAATTAGCATGTACTACACAACGTTTTTGGATTTGATTGGGgttgcccaaaaaaaaaaaaaggaaataattaTTTCCTCCACCTTAACATAGAATATTTCCCATATAATCAACGCCAGTTCAAGAATTTGTAACTTTTTATGCTAAAGTATATATGACTACAAACAAAATTCCACTTTACCAaacacaaagaaagaaaaagaaaaagaaaagaaaacctgGTGGCAATTTTTCTTGGATCGCGAACTAGAAGCTGAGTGGTTGGATCAATATAGGCAACAAAGAATGTCAAGATGATATCAGCCGCAAAAAAGAGATTGACAATATTATCTGCGATGTATAATTCCTTGTTTGTATTGGACTTCATGAACGCTACCTCAAATGGACATACCCATGCACAGTAGGCCACCAGTAGCACCATTAGTGTTTCCCACCACCTGCATAAAGATTGAAGTTATATATAATGATAGTATAAAAAAATTTCGTACCATcaatataatttaatttataataactTGTTAGTTACAACGACTTTCAGTCATGGTGATCATAATTATATCTGTAATATAATTATCTTCCTGATCATATAAGTTATTTTAGCATAAAACTTAAACTTATCTATCAAACAAATTATCTCCAAGTATGGTCATGATGACCTATATATGGAAGACGTTTTCGGACGACAGTTCACTGAATTTACAGAAATTACTTGTTTCTGAATATTAATCAGGATAATCTAATATGACGAATATCACCTAATTAAGCTCGTTAGTTTGAGAATAAAGACGTGTACTTCTAGTAACAAACTAATGTTAATCTAATAATCCGTTTAATTTGTTTTCACTAATTAAACAAAGGGAAAGAAACAGATGTacacttttaatttgttttcactAATATAATTACCTGTATCTTGAAGTCATAGGAGAAATAGTGTTGCCTTTCTGCAGAGTCTGATTCTGGTTATAACCAGAGGAACCTAAAGGAGGGAGAATGAGTTTTGACAGGTTGTAAAAACTGAGATTTCCTAAACCTGATTTACCCCTCATGTGATCATCTTCCTTACTGCGTGCATGTGGAACTACTTTTGATTTGTCATACTCGCCATCTTCAGGAGTCATGTTTGTGGAACCATTATAGAAACCATAAGATGAATACTTCAGTTCCAAATTCATCATATTAGCAAAGGGATATGAGCTAAAGGTATTTGTTTCTAGTTATGATGCTTAGCTGAATTATTGTGAGGCAATATATTGAGAAGGATAGATAGAGAGTTGTGTTGttgtgttaaaaaaaaaaaacagatacCATGTTGGAGGCAAATGGTATGGGGAAGAAAGGAATTATAGCTGATCATAACTACTGTTGTTGGTGGTCCATATCCATATATGAGAATAGTGACCCTTGAATGGATGTCTATGAAATTAATTGCCTAAGTTCCTGTACTGATTGATTTTTATTCTGAAAAGCGCTCTCCAATATAATGCAGATAGATCATGTCGTATATATTGATTGGTCTGGCAATTGGCCCATTTTGAACATTTGTGCATGGAGGGCCCTCTTCCTTTCCAGCTTACCCAATCTAAAAGTGGGGTGCGGGGTTGGGGACTTGGGTATGACTATGAGACAAGATACACACAACTTGTTGACATGTAAGAGACCCTTTTTCTCTTCAAATTTAACCATATAGCATCCCTAACTTATTGATTCGATCTATCTAAATTTGTGTCTGGTGAATTTATTAAGGGGGTGATCTACAGAAAAATTCTTCATTTCAAGGACTCAAACCTTATAAGACCAACCTTTGACTAGATCCCAACAATGCATCACACAACACTCTTCGATGATCGATGTAATGACTTTATCTCTATAGACTATTGATAATATGCTACATTTGCATATAATTCCATGTGTTTTACCCTACTCTGGTGTATTTAGTGATTTAAAGGTGGAAGAATGTCCAATTGAATTTAATGGTGTAATCTTATTGTGTAGGAGTTCATTGGTGAGAAACGAGATGATTTAGATCGGGTTTGAATGGAAGATTTGTACGCAGGTTATTGCGGCGCAGCTCCTTCGCGATTGGGACTTAAAAAGAATTTTTGCTTGAGTTTGTTGAAGTTTATTGTGAAGTTATAGGGAATGAC
Proteins encoded in this window:
- the LOC107761230 gene encoding potassium channel AKT2/3, with amino-acid sequence MMNLELKYSSYGFYNGSTNMTPEDGEYDKSKVVPHARSKEDDHMRGKSGLGNLSFYNLSKLILPPLGSSGYNQNQTLQKGNTISPMTSRYRWWETLMVLLVAYCAWVCPFEVAFMKSNTNKELYIADNIVNLFFAADIILTFFVAYIDPTTQLLVRDPRKIATRYLSTWFLMDVASTIPFETLSLLFSGKHQIGVSYSVLGMLRFWRLRKVKQFFTRLEKDMRFSYFWVRCARLLFVTLFSVHCAGCLYYLLADRNPHKGNTWLGSVNPNFRETSLWIRYISAMYWSITTMTTVGYGDLHAVNTVEMIFIIFYMLFNLGLTAYIIGNMTNLVVEGTRRTMEFRNSIQSASNFVCRNRLPPRLKEQILAYMCLRFKAESLNQQQLIEQLPKTICKSIRHHLFLPTVEKVYLFKGVSREILLHLVADMKAEYIPPREDVIMQNESPDEVYIIVSGEVEMIDSEMKNEQIVWTLKSGDMLGEVGAFCCRPQSYTYRTRILSQLLKIRTTCLIEAMKSRQEDNVTMMKNFLQHHKKFKDLRLVDLFLEVGEEDSDPNMSINLLTVASTGNAAFLDELLKARLDPDIGDSKGRTPLHIAASKGHEESVMVLLRHGCNIHLQDVNGNTALWEAIAAKHHPIFEILYHWASISDPYVAGDLLCTAARRNDLTIMKELLKHGLLVDSKDRHGSTPIHVAIEENHVEMVKLLLINGAEIDDTLKYKLSSMNLSEILQKREVGHRIIVSDATDEFDHKLCEQEQKYGFESSKDQCSFRVSIYRGHPEVRRRTHCSEPGRLIRLPNSLEELKSTAGQKFGCDAKDALVTDEQGAEIDSIEVIRDNDKLFIVEDINSIM